Proteins encoded together in one Lathyrus oleraceus cultivar Zhongwan6 chromosome 5, CAAS_Psat_ZW6_1.0, whole genome shotgun sequence window:
- the LOC127080204 gene encoding uncharacterized protein LOC127080204, which translates to MGGSKASSTSEVGNGLPRCGCNETMKLLVSKSIENPGRKFWKCRNNMNGCGLFLWDDLVSEFAVKETNPSGCRQCEVNKAYLIEFAKEIVEEIDCRVGKLNKLEKLKKKIAMEKRKNLWLMFVIGLSWMLIAAMVKLV; encoded by the exons ATGGGTGGCAGCAAGGCATCTTCCACGAGTGAAGTTGGAAACGGCTTACCAAGATGTGGATGCAATGAAACCATGAAGTTGTTGGTCTCCAAGTCAATTGAAAACCCCGGTCGCAAATTTTGGAAATGCAGGAATAATATG AATGGGTGCGGTTTATTTTTGTGGGATGATTTGGTCAGTGAGTTTGCAGTGAAAGAAACCAATCCGTCCGGATGCCGCCAATGTGAAGTCAACAAGGcttatttgattgaatttgcTAAAGAGATTGTTGAGGAGATAGATTGCAGAGTCGGAAAGCTTAACAAGTTAGAAAAACTGAAGAAAAAGATTGCAATGGAAAAGAGGAAAAATTTATGGTTAATGTTTGTAATTGGTCTGTCATGGATGTTGATAGCAGCTATGGTTAAGTTAGTCTAA
- the LOC127080205 gene encoding calcium-transporting ATPase, endoplasmic reticulum-type → MALKIKEEVKKQLDAGFLAISEYQQWVANIVPVPKKDGKGRRRRNFQGKTKTKKKNAWNEANEKDDRSEDEDEDNLSEYEEAIQISEDELSEVSKVRDKVPADMRVAALKTSTLRLEQSSLTGEAMPVLKGTNPIFMDDCELQAKENMVFAGTTVVNGSCLCIVITTTMKTEIGKIQKQIHEASLEESDTPLKKKLDEFGSRLTTSIGIVCLVVWIINYKNFISWDIVDGWPSNIQFSFQKCTYYFKIAVALAVAAIPEGLPAVITTCLALGTRKMAQKNAIVRKLPSVETLGCTTVICSDKTGTLTTNQMSVMEFFTLGGKTTASRVLRVEGTTYDPKDGGIVDWTCYNMDVNLLAMAEICAVCNDAGVYFDGHLFRATGLPTEAALKVLVEKMGFPDIKSRNKTRDIQGSSNNTMDCDTLKLGCSEWWNRRSKRVATLEFDRVRKSMSVIVREPDGQNRLLVKGAVESLLERSSFVQLADGSLVPIDDQCRELLLQRLHEMSSKGLRCLGLACKDELGEFSDYYADTHPAHKKLLDPTYYSSIESDLVFVGVVGLRDPPREEVHKAIEDCKQAGIRVMVITGDNKSTAEAICKEIRLFSRDEDLTGQSLTGKEFMSLSHSEHVKLLLRNGGKVFSRAEPRHKQEIVRLLKEMGEIVAMTGDGVNDAPALKLADIGIAMGITGTEVAKEASDMVLADDNFSTIVSAIAEGRAIYNNMKAFIRYMISSNVGEVISIFLAAALGIPECMIPVQLLWVNLVTDGPPATALGFNPADVDIMQKPPRKSDDALISTWVLFRYLIIGSYVGIATVGIFVLWYTQASLFGINLVSDGHTIIELSQLLNWRECPSWSNFTVSSFDTIIAKLSWFKRPITGEGISSDKPITLPENEDIPTSK, encoded by the exons GGAAGACGAAGACGAAATTTCCAGGGGAAGAcgaagacgaagaagaagaatGCATGGAACGAAGCAAACGAGAAAGACGACCgcagtgaagacgaagatgaagacAACCTCAGCGAATACGAAGAAGCGATCCAGATCAGTGAAGACGAGCTCAGTGAAGTGTCCAAAGTCCGAGATAAAGTTCCGGCTGACATGAGAGTTGCAGCTTTGAAAACATCGACATTGAGATTGGAACAAAGCTCGTTAACCGGAGAAGCAATGCCTGTTCTGAAAGGCACAAATCCTATTTTCATGGATGATTGTGAATTGCAGGCCAAAGAGAATATGGTATTTGCTGGCACAACTGTTGTCAACGGAAGCTGTCTTTGCATTGTTATTACCACAACAATGAAAACTGAAATCGGAAAGATACAGAAACAAATACACGAGGCTTCGTTGGAGGAGAGTGATACTCCGTTGAAAAAGAAATTGGACGAATTTGGTAGCAGGCTAACAACTTCAATCGGAATAGTTTGTCTCGTTGTGTGGATTATAAACTACAAAAATTTCATTTCTTGGGATATTGTCGATGGATGGCCTTCGAACATTCAATTTTCGTTTCAGAAATGCACTTACTATTTCAAAATTGCTGTTGCTCTTGCTGTGGCTGCAATACCAGAAGGTCTTCCAGCTGTTATCACAACATGTTTAGCGCTCGGTACAAGGAAAATGGCGCAAAAGAATGCGATTGTGAGAAAGCTTCCAAGTGTTGAAACTTTGGGATGCACCACTGTGATTTGTTCCGATAAAACTGGCACGCTGACTACAAATCAAATGTCTGTGATGGAGTTCTTTACTTTAGGAGGGAAAACCACTGCTTCTAGAGTCCTTAGAGTTGAAGGGACAACTTATGATCCGAAAGACGGAGGCATTGTTGATTGGACTTGCTATAACATGGATGTGAATTTGTTAGCCATGGCAGAAATATGTGCTGTTTGTAATGATGCTGGTGTTTATTTCGACGGTCACTTATTTCGAGCCACGGGTTTGCCAACTGAAGCTGCTCTCAAAGTTTTGGTTGAAAAGATGGGATTTCCAGATATCAAGTCAAGGAACAAAACTCGCGACATCCAAGGTTCATCAAACAACACGATGGATTGCGACACCTTGAAGCTAG GATGTAGTGAGTGGTGGAATAGAAGATCCAAACGGGTAGCTACGTTGGAGTTTGACCGTGTTAGGAAGTCGATGAGCGTTATTGTTCGCGAACCGGATGGTCAAAATCGGCTTCTTGTAAAG GGTGCTGTTGAGAGTTTATTGGAGCGAAGTTCGTTTGTGCAACTTGCAGATGGATCTCTTGTTCCAATAGATGATCAATGTAGGGAACTACTTCTTCAAAGACTCCATGAGATGAGTTCAAAGGGGTTGCGCTGCTTGGGTTTGGCATGTAAAGACGAGTTAGGAGAATTTTCAGACTATTACGCAGACACTCATCCTGCACACAAGAAATTGCTTGATCCAACATACTATTCATCCATTGAAAGTGATTTAGTTTTTGTCGGCGTTGTTGGTTTAAGA GACCCTCCTAGAGAGGAAGTTCATAAAGCAATTGAGGATTGCAAGCAAGCTGGTATTAGAGTTATGGTAATAACCGGAGATAACAAGTCAACAGCAGAGGCTATTTGTAAGGAAATCAGACTTTTCTCTAGAGATGAAGATCTTACAGGTCAAAGTTTGACAGGTAAGGAGTTCATGTCTCTCTCTCATTCAGAACATGTTAAATTGTTGTTGAGAAATGGAGGCAAGGTTTTCTCGCGAGCCGAGCCAAGACACAAGCAAGAAATTGTGAGACTATTGAAGGAAATGGGAGAGATTGTTGCAATGACCGGAGATGGCGTGAATGATGCACCTGCACTTAAGCTTGCTGACATAGGGATTGCTATGGGAATAACTGGAACTGAG GTTGCAAAAGAAGCTTCAGATATGGTGCTTGCAGATGACAATTTTAGTACTATTGTTTCAGCTATCGCTGAGGGTCGAGCTATTTACAATAACATGAAAGCATTTATAAG GTACATGATATCGTCAAATGTCGGGGAAGTGATATCGATATTCTTGGCAGCAGCTTTAGGGATCCCAGAATGCATGATACCAGTACAACTTCTGTGGGTGAATTTGGTCACTGATGGTCCACCTGCAACAGCTCTTGGTTTCAACCCTGCTGATGTTGATATCATGCAGAAGCCACCACGAAAAAGCGACGATGCCCTTATAAGTACTTGGGTTCTTTTTCGTTACCTA ATAATTGGTTCCTATGTCGGAATCGCAACAGTTGGCATTTTTGTCTTGTGGTACACTCAAGCATCTCTTTTTGGCATCAATCTTGTCAGTGATGGACACACAATTATAGAATTGTCACAGCTTCTCAACTGGAGGGAATGTCCTTCATGGTCTAATTTCACCGTTTCTTCATTTGACACAATTATAGCAAAGTTGAGTTGGTTTAAAAGACCCATAACAGGTGAAGGAATATCTAGTGACAAACCAATTACCCTACCAGAAAATGAAGACATACCCACTTCAAAATGA